A single region of the Roseimicrobium gellanilyticum genome encodes:
- a CDS encoding NUDIX hydrolase, with protein MKTLLEFSRELAAIGQAGLTYSKDPFDKERFIRLRQMAGELLEMHAGVPDFRWPDEIGYPTPKVDVRGAIFQGAQVLLIKETASGLWTLPGGWADVNSSPKENVERECLEETGYVVEATVLTSIIDRDRAGYPRHANSIFKLFFLCEITGGAPTTNVECSAIEFFDVATLPELDPHRASREDIERAYQAYQDGSAGSHFN; from the coding sequence ATGAAGACCCTCCTCGAATTCTCACGTGAACTGGCCGCGATTGGTCAGGCTGGATTGACGTATTCAAAAGATCCATTCGACAAAGAGCGCTTCATACGACTCCGCCAGATGGCGGGTGAGCTTCTCGAGATGCACGCAGGCGTGCCAGACTTTCGCTGGCCCGATGAGATTGGCTATCCCACGCCGAAGGTGGATGTACGAGGCGCCATCTTCCAGGGTGCACAGGTGCTGCTCATCAAGGAAACCGCCTCAGGCTTGTGGACGCTGCCCGGCGGCTGGGCGGATGTGAACAGCAGTCCGAAGGAGAATGTGGAGCGGGAGTGTCTGGAAGAGACAGGCTATGTGGTGGAGGCCACAGTGCTGACCTCCATCATCGACCGGGATCGTGCAGGATATCCCAGGCACGCGAACTCGATTTTCAAATTGTTCTTCCTATGCGAAATCACCGGTGGTGCACCCACGACGAATGTGGAGTGCAGTGCGATCGAATTCTTTGATGTGGCAACGCTGCCGGAACTGGATCCACATCGGGCAAGCCGGGAGGATATTGAGCGGGCGTATCAGGCGTATCAGGATGGGAGTGCGGGGTCGCACTTCAATTGA
- a CDS encoding DNRLRE domain-containing protein — protein MTTPPPDDPRAEVLDLCDRLFDGDFTAADRERLESLVIHNADARRAYLEHVQIHAVLKEARLKDVPLSEVVDMASAITGLPKSMTAAPALNKRRWTTAALAAAASIAILLAGWGIGHWQGNASGERRVFVAKLVDSKGVRWDSGTLPTEVGANLSQGRLRLAAGLATVEFQKGARVTLEGPADLEIINADKCYLHRGALTAHVPPPAVGFMVETANAKLVDHGTDFGISAAPDGAATVEVFDGEVELLHQTSGQRLKLLTKQGASVSQEELSGLSTVDDAPETELPRARRAAQPLSGNTITITSADGRGKAGYAFSPDTKEHFSDTLLLVKHTPIKTACRRKAWLAFDLAAVQGRDITEAALTLTFEPTGWGFASHLPDAVFTVYGVTDNSLDYWEESSLNWDNAPANDVVGGNVLPDKAVKLGSFTMPQGVLDGAFTVKTPELAEFLQGDGNRLATLVIVRETTETKSGSVVHGFAGNRHPSLRPPTLRMVVR, from the coding sequence ATGACTACCCCGCCGCCTGACGACCCTCGGGCCGAAGTGCTCGACCTCTGCGACCGCCTCTTCGATGGTGACTTCACCGCCGCCGATCGCGAGCGTCTGGAGTCGCTCGTCATCCACAACGCCGACGCGCGCCGTGCGTACCTTGAGCATGTGCAGATACACGCCGTGCTGAAGGAAGCGCGCCTCAAGGACGTGCCTCTCTCGGAAGTGGTGGACATGGCCTCCGCGATCACTGGATTGCCGAAGTCCATGACCGCGGCGCCTGCGCTGAACAAGCGCCGCTGGACCACCGCCGCACTCGCCGCCGCGGCGAGCATCGCCATTCTGCTGGCAGGGTGGGGGATTGGCCACTGGCAGGGCAATGCCTCCGGTGAACGTCGCGTTTTTGTGGCGAAGCTCGTGGACTCCAAGGGCGTGCGCTGGGACAGCGGCACGCTTCCCACGGAGGTGGGCGCGAATCTTTCGCAAGGCAGGCTTCGCCTCGCTGCGGGGCTGGCGACTGTCGAGTTCCAGAAGGGCGCGCGAGTCACGCTTGAGGGACCGGCGGACCTGGAGATCATCAATGCGGACAAGTGCTACCTGCATCGCGGTGCTCTCACGGCGCATGTACCGCCTCCTGCCGTGGGCTTCATGGTGGAGACGGCGAATGCGAAGCTCGTGGACCATGGCACCGACTTCGGCATCAGCGCTGCACCAGATGGCGCGGCTACGGTTGAAGTGTTCGACGGCGAGGTGGAACTGCTCCACCAGACCAGCGGCCAGCGTTTGAAGTTGCTCACGAAGCAGGGCGCCAGCGTGAGCCAGGAGGAGCTCTCCGGTCTCTCCACGGTGGATGATGCTCCGGAAACAGAACTGCCTCGTGCGCGTCGCGCCGCCCAGCCGCTGAGCGGAAATACCATCACCATCACCAGCGCGGATGGCCGTGGCAAAGCAGGCTATGCCTTCAGCCCCGACACGAAGGAGCATTTCTCAGACACCCTGCTGCTGGTCAAGCATACACCAATCAAGACGGCCTGCCGTCGCAAGGCCTGGCTCGCCTTCGACCTCGCTGCCGTGCAGGGGCGTGACATCACGGAAGCTGCGCTCACGCTCACCTTCGAGCCCACCGGCTGGGGCTTCGCCTCGCACCTGCCGGACGCCGTCTTCACCGTATACGGCGTCACGGACAACAGCCTCGACTATTGGGAGGAGTCTTCCCTGAACTGGGACAACGCTCCCGCCAATGACGTGGTCGGCGGCAACGTGCTGCCGGACAAGGCCGTGAAGCTCGGCTCCTTCACCATGCCCCAAGGCGTGCTGGATGGCGCTTTCACCGTGAAGACACCGGAGCTCGCTGAGTTTCTGCAAGGCGATGGCAACCGCCTGGCCACCCTCGTCATCGTCCGTGAGACCACCGAGACCAAGAGCGGCAGCGTGGTGCACGGCTTTGCGGGAAACAGGCATCCCTCACTGCGGCCTCCGACGCTGCGGATGGTGGTGCGGTAG
- a CDS encoding sigma-70 family RNA polymerase sigma factor, which yields MSTPDPAEEFVFLLARHERMLRAYVYALVPHAQDSDDILQEAKVRMWRAFGQFQAGTNFAAWSRKVAFHQVLSYRKRRKRDRLDFSDEFINAVAGEQETSADHFEQREKALQVCITKLPEDHREVLHLRYSEGLSLEAMADKLKRTVAALYRQLSRVRHVLHECVTKSLNRLPDHDYPAA from the coding sequence ATGAGCACGCCCGACCCCGCTGAAGAATTTGTCTTCCTCCTCGCCCGCCACGAGCGGATGCTGCGCGCGTATGTCTATGCCTTGGTCCCGCATGCGCAGGACTCGGATGACATCCTGCAGGAGGCGAAGGTGCGCATGTGGCGTGCCTTTGGCCAGTTCCAGGCTGGGACGAACTTCGCCGCGTGGTCGCGCAAGGTCGCCTTCCACCAGGTGCTCTCGTACCGTAAACGCCGCAAGCGTGACCGCCTCGACTTCAGCGATGAATTCATTAATGCCGTGGCTGGCGAGCAGGAAACGTCAGCCGATCACTTCGAGCAGCGTGAGAAGGCTTTGCAGGTGTGCATCACGAAGCTGCCTGAAGATCACCGCGAAGTCCTGCACCTGCGCTACTCGGAAGGTCTCTCCCTCGAAGCCATGGCGGACAAGCTGAAGCGCACCGTCGCCGCTCTCTACCGCCAGCTCAGCCGCGTGCGCCATGTGCTGCACGAGTGCGTCACCAAATCTCTGAACCGTCTCCCTGACCATGACTACCCCGCCGCCTGA